The following proteins come from a genomic window of Athalia rosae chromosome 1, iyAthRosa1.1, whole genome shotgun sequence:
- the LOC105690788 gene encoding uncharacterized protein LOC105690788 isoform X5 yields the protein MKKKPRSKSENSKATADAPSIANKLASTRLLSPEREEKPRETVPIKKGSLCSLLDERNVYNVQYQLPASSFLHSHGRRYKEKDFTERVNNPGKTAAHDANPGSSRDETSVLRKEIHDWKVREALTNKVENLLGGIEMTTPTEHLELTRLPVKPPKDPSDKSSSNTRHNRPSYFLGNECIQSTRQKIPEVTTTPCSKQNHMNANGTTRSQNPDAEENETSRGVKKQKYSLDDYLINQNMQTLSGGSLLSPISPVSSPETVDVLQNAERLLKNAQRQLMEVSVNSTREPLNENLPSYLKQQHLDDGLSYIRDIVKAKFQDTNEPDTIPNQKTLTSNVHGSNRKLQPGRFQIRESSNILNKPLEISEQSSQFLSNQIPKKTLSTNERPFLQKAPHWFQKQIHVFPTSTTCNEKSNTKSSPAASCCAVANTGVFEVNSKTPPNKSIKVQTGPTVEIRGGLTIQNIENIHISPDPSMVPVHNNIAMYCFQHEPLASSSINDSNENQPSKSSIMASNGKKHCIVDGEKHIQSTNYIDEQKVQQVENTNHYIQYNTVATHVIPANNNSNNYDKNKHSVKYDENATSILKNRVSIDSSVNHHPIIHKTIMDNQKLHELKISLGSPEDTRDNSHSKKKVSINSDPIEPTLESVSTRDLEVQMANEREEIENTEITQNYQEFPSNLDSASSYHNQKFHLVQSDKDYVQRSKACKDECRTGSCSRKCERDVEHTEKQKLTDALQAIVNIQKLRYDMKDTGVVPSQCTQMCDDRNECVADTKHLNFQPISEPDQFKRLLERLCKSSPKTGASEIDTNSEIFKEAMDDFVKIFFEISGNSRYPVSNVDNHDTISIQNGQAIRIEERTDKIKIMTKAEKVAKASKQANLFPKLNQMEYRRGSEVKPKMGGNRIDGLPVTQNNASTSHAWRSPIERAREPNKYPKRPATDNAQLPKQKFAHNQREKSHSKNNYQEQQNNLMNLNLEQPCVSEVDAISKIYQESMAAIWQGTEQLSQLISHHVMKNASSTADQIASLPIPGTKKKFISCSSIKSPEQSVKSCANRMQVTEVEQQKHKVIRTPRSETFPVRLRNDAELSNEDNSVCIDEVSTSVTDIDDTSNAITMSQIDEPNSANMKPKCPMLQQRVAKPTRKPDGMQFMDVHYCITEPLGIQIPIGVKSDKNTSSSNLKSSMNMHLQLENASGENTRLCQRPNANMYGDQTVDLRFYESQVFTPGYKYNFDSSNNCPSEKVTAEPVLENKRVEFQGLGEIFDAMKRSSHLLKQLAVLLANGMKIDSVDDFVRSLEVAAIHPIVIDKFLSTLREKSKENSVLGKNVVMTQETDNGHKDSATLHPAGDYINNKINSKDQIMNMNLKFSDDCTHLMNHTNSQGDKVPENRSKSDLVAPDKDIGKVYLENSHDNFDISKPAFQDKISLSTSSLLSPLGNLLVQSSENEEQVSVAQRIISADDGRVRKESSKSENPRHVNTILNEQSNVNMGLQNSSFGYMINEKNEGDSNTDQNSNFSIPLDVHMNDKVPEIPITNKTVIDAIKSQQQKDQVPKNSTPEKTNLIESPDHSNRTLGCEHINSIEQDTLKIEVNDVLFQSSLDTGSDTGIATVHSPLQDNNKPSRGEHSQEGAVHCNCNKMQIPPSKTILITGESSLKSNSTSQSHERKAAKTSRASEKKKKPYQRRDANQNSSKVVAGTANRDFEKSSSKNMCPLCIRFHGICSCLNCSNCMVNFRKYQEVSSIIKVTKAKLPKSIAVTSHQVGSVKRLAQKSNDKSMNSRQGMPRIIKNSTNPLAGKKCSPITQKSKSKRNSASTSNGTFNSIQLLKSENRPEDCQKFSQGTIPELECSIMKDESQNTTKCVGKTVSTNTETIWQEATILADTSQLLIGTLEKIVNMKKFDNPAKETQVLKCSDKPSMINKTHNDHVDCQSQITSTTNIKEFTSMECQTLQSCSVLQERYKNSLKAIPVEVEMDSTSVEKSLEIFENQSILVLQPLSELDHTYFIAKPNFEERKLIKERLNANFNISNKEVTKYNESCNETSKKLTNSDDPSQLNVSLPADNHINNKECQVICSDVEDMANSTDKKQSAVIFACQHTTDSNPGSNNKKEPQEGHDSCSNDDECLICLQSSSESDNSQFPCSQDCLDEEMCSKVCAAITDFDETLQFGSINIDGILRKFLAENNASSVKLPILKALIQELEKVTYSQNVDRDRHQILHETSKHDSNQNDTEVRNAVELAQAAEPRFNEDRTRASSVQYGESHEKMLLIMKNRRSLMMPNVVRGLADVHPSKNLERLILHSTDPLVSGTFNKPESETRYSVFNKSDSEHTSFNFKDPKIQEHLTSVAQAAIQQIDMKPLEISADNVQSVAIKKAKKSTIAEKSMNNVSKSKKNEHGMQADSGASAESHSLEVAQGTKDDTRNHKIENLQKYSDKDLNDTEFSNRPQIIEHFLGKIRLEDMKIQNININKNDCTHLTPITTIDLENIGIGKRLDHSVSQVDMQKYFASSMPGIPRTNLTNFNQSASKYLDQTSCDTLSEGEINLPSSCSRSLGEVRITTSSCSTTVEKSYRDPDGFTVIVTKSVLDSTLATCTHVDSIEMGKALELAPYIFVCNVQNNWSRVRGTSSYLCAAHGWWK from the exons gaacgaatgcattCAAAGCACCAGGCAAAAGATTCCTGAGGTGACTACTACTCCTTGTTCAAAGCAAAATCATATGAATGCAAATGGAACTACCAGATCGCAGAACCCGGATGCAGAAGAAAACGAGACAAGTAGAGGTgttaaaaagcaaaaatattcTCTAGATGATTACTTG ATCAACCAAAATATGCAGACACTGAGCGGGGGATCACTGTTATCGCCAATAAGTCCAGTGTCAAGTCCAGAAACTGTAGATGTACTACAAAATGCAGAGAGACTTTTAAAAAACGCACAACGACAATTAATGGAAGTCAGCGTTAACTCTACGAGGGAACCATTGAACGAAAATCTTCCGAG CTACTTAAAACAACAGCATCTGGATGACGGGTTATCATACATTCGCGATATCGTCAAAGCTAAATTTCAAGACACCAATGAGCCGGACACAATTCCCAATCAGAAAACCTTGACAAGTAATGTACATGGTTCAAACAGAAAATTACAACCTGGTCGATTTCAAATTAGAGAATCAAGCAACATACTTAACAAGCCATTAGAAATATCGGAACAAAGttcacaatttttgtcgaatcaGATACCAAAGAAAACATTATCAACCAACGAAAGACCATTTCTCCAAAAAGCTCCACATTGGTTCCAGAAACAGATTCATGTTTTTCCGACATCCACAACAtgcaatgaaaaatcaaacaccAAGAGTTCACCTGCAGCTTCATGCTGTGCTGTTGCTAACACTGGAGTATTCGAAGTTAACAGTAAAACTCCTCCAAACAAAAGTATTAAAGTTCAAACTGGACCTACCGTAGAAATTCGAGGAGGATTGACAATTCAGAATATCGAGAATATACACATATCACCGGATCCTTCTATGGTACCAGTTCACAACAACATAGCTATGTACTGTTTTCAACACGAGCCATTGGCAAGTTCAAGTATTAatgattcaaatgaaaatcaacCCAGTAAGTCGAGTATTATGGCCTCcaatggaaaaaaacattgcattgTTGATGGAGAGAAACACATTCAGTCCACAAATTATATAGATGAACAAAAGGTACAACAGGTTGAAAATACTAATCACTACATACAGTATAATACAGTTGCCACGCATGTGATACCAGCtaacaataatagtaacaatTATGACAAGAATAAACATAGTGTAAAATATGATGAGAATGCTACAAGTATTCTCAAAAACAGGGTATCTATTGATAGTAGTGTTAATCATCACCCAATTATACACAAAACAATAATGGATAATCAGAAATTacatgaattgaaaatctcaCTGGGATCTCCAGAGGATACAAGAGACAACtcacattcgaaaaaaaaagtgagcatTAATTCAGATCCCATTGAACCTACTCTTGAATCTGTTTCCACAAGAGACTTGGAAGTACAGATGGCGaatgagagagaagaaatcgaaaatacAGAGATCACACAAAATTATCAAGAGTTTCCAAGCAATCTGGACTCAGCTAGTTCTTATcataatcaaaaatttcacctggTGCAGTCAGACAAGGATTATGTACAGCGGTCTAAAGCTTGCAAGGACGAGTGCAGAACTGGTTCTTGTTCAAGGAAATGTGAGAGAGATGTAGAACACACAGAAAAGCAGAAATTGACAGATGCACTACAGGCTATAGTTAACATTCAGAAACTCAGGTATGATATGAAAGATACCGGTGTTGTTCCATCTCAGTGTACGCAAATGTGCGACGACAGAAATGAATGTGTCGCGGATACGAAACATCTTAATTTTCAACCAATTTCAGAGCCTGACCAATTCAAGAGACTTTTAGAGCGACTTTGTAAGTCCAGCCCAAAAACTGGAGCTTCTGAAATCGATACCaattccgaaattttcaaagaagcaATGGAtgattttgtcaaaattttcttcgagataaGTGGCAATTCGCGGTATCCAGTTTCGAATGTGGATAATCATGATACGATATCAATACAAAATGGACAAGCCATaagaatcgaagaaagaaCTGATAAGATTAAAATTATGACGAAAGCAGAAAAGGTAGCTAAGGCCTCAAAGCAGGCAAATTTGTTTCCCAAATTAAACCAAATGGAATATCGACGAGGAAGCGAAGTCAAGCCTAAGATGGGTggaaatagaattgatggattACCTGTTACCCAAAATAATGCTTCAACCTCGCATGCATGGCGGTCACCCATTGAGCGAGCTAGAGAACCCAACAAATACCCAAAACGCCCAGCTACTGATAATGCTCAATTACCGAAGCAAAAATTCGCTCATAATCAGAGAGAGAAAAGCCattcaaaaaacaattatcaGGAACAACAGAATAATCTTATGAATTTGAACTTAGAACAACCTTGTGTATCGGAAGTTGATGCAATTTCGAAGATCTATCAAGAATCCATGGCAGCCATTTGGCAAGGTACTGAACAATTGTCCCAATTAATATCACACCACGTAATGAAGAATGCTTCGTCTACAGCTGATCAGATTGCATCTCTACCTATACCTggcactaaaaaaaaatttatttcatgtaGTTCAATAAAATCTCCTGAGCAATCTGTCAAAAGCTGTGCTAACAGAATGCAAGTTACAGAAGTTGAGCAGCAAAAACATAAAGTAATCAGGACTCCACGGTCTGAAACCTTTCCAGTACGTTTAAGGAACGATGCAGAGCTTAGCAATGAGGATAATTCAGTATGCATAGATGAAGTAAGTACATCGGTGACTGATATAGATGACACAAGTAATGCTATTACTATGTCCCAAATTGACGAGCCGAATTCGGCAAATATGAAACCTAAATGTCCAATGTTACAACAAAGAGTGGCAAAGCCGACGCGAAAACCAGACGGTATGCAATTCATGGATGTTCATTATTGTATCACCGAACCACTTGGGATTCAAATTCCAATCGGAGTTAAATCAGACAAAAATACGAGCTCATCTAACTTGAAAAGTTCAATGAACATGCACCTACAGTTGGAAAATGCTAGCGGTGAAAATACAAGATTGTGCCAACGTCCGAATGCCAATATGTATGGTGATCAAACTGTAGACCTTAGATTCTATGAGTCTCAGGTATTTACCCCTGgatacaaatataattttgacTCATCAAATAATTGTCCAAGTGAAAAAGTCACTGCAGAGCCtgttttagaaaataaaagagtagAATTCCAAGGGctgggagaaatttttgacgCTATGAAAAGATCTTCACATTTATTGAAACAATTGGCTGTTCTATTGGccaatggaatgaaaattgactCAGTTGATGATTTTGTACGAAGTTTGGAAGTGGCTGCAATTCATCCAATTgtaattgacaaatttttatcaacattgagagaaaaaagtaaagaaaattcCGTACTTGGAAAGAATGTTGTCATGACGCAAGAGACGGATAACGGACATAAAGATTCCGCAACTTTGCACCCTGCTGGTGATTACATAAATAACAAGATAAATTCAAAAGATCAGATCATGAATATGAACCTAAAATTTTCTGATGATTGTACACATTTGATGAATCATACTAATAGTCAAGGTGATAAGGTTCCAGAAAATAGATCAAAAAGTGACTTGGTTGCACCTGACAAAGATATTGGCAAAGTATACTTGGAAAATAGTCATGATAACTTTGATATATCTAAACCTGCTTTCCAAGATAAGATTAGCTTATCaacatcatcattattatcacctCTTGGTAATCTTCTGGTACAGAGTTCCGAAAATGAGGAGCAAGTCTCTGTGGCTCAGAGAATAATATCAGCAGATGATGGAAGAGTGAGAAAAGAATCCTCTAAGAGTGAAAATCCTAGGCATGTGAATACCATATTGAACGAACAGAGCAATGTAAACATGGGTTTACAGAATTCGTCTTTTGGCTATATGATCAATGAAAAGAATGAAGGTGACAGCAATACTGATCagaattctaatttttcaattccacttGATGTTCATATGAATGATAAAGTTCCAGAGATACCCATTACTAATAAAACTGTTATTGATGCCATTAAATCACAACAACAAAAGGATCAAGTTCCCAAAAATTCTACgccagaaaaaacaaatttgattGAATCTCCAGACCACAGCAATAGAACTCTTGGATGTGAACATATAAATTCCATAGAACAAGACACCTTGAAAATAGAAGTCAATGATGTGCTATTCCAATCTTCTTTGGATACTGGCTCAGATACTGGTATAGCTACAGTACATTCACCATTACAAGATAACAACAAACCATCTAGAGGGGAACATTCACAGGAAGGGGCTGTCCATTGCAATTGTAACAAGATGCAGATTCCTCCGAGCAAAACAATATTAATCACAGG GGAGAGTTCATTAAAATCAAATTCTACATCACAGAGT CATGAGAGAAAAGCAGCAAAGACAAGCAGAgctagcgagaaaaaaaagaaaccataTCAGAGACGCGATGCTAATCAGAATTCGTCAAAGGTTGTTGCTGGTACAGCAAACCgtgactttgaaaaatctagTTCCAAAAATATGTGTCCTTTATGCATACGATTTCATGGAATTTGTAGCTGTCTAAATTGCAGCAATTGCATGGTGAACTTTAGGAAGTATCAAGAAGTATCatcaataataaaagtaacaaAAGCCAAGCTCCCTAAATCAATAGCAGTGACTTCACACCAAGTTGGTTCTGTGAAACGTTTAGCACAAAAGTCGAACGATAAAAGTATGAACAGCCGGCAAGGAATGCcgagaattattaaaaattccacAAACCCACTGGCTGGCAAAAAATGTTCTCCCATAACGCAGAAATCTAAATCTAAACGCAATTCTGCAAGTACGAGCAATGGTACTTTCAATAGCATTCAGTTATTAAAGTCTGAAAATAGACCAGAAGACTGTCAAAAGTTTTCACAAGGTACAATCCCTGAATTAGAATGCTCCATAATGAAAGATGAATCACAGAATACTACGAAGTGTGTAGGTAAAACTGTTTCTACGAATACAGAAACAATTTGGCAAGAAGCAACAATTTTAGCCGATACCAGCCAACTTTTGATAGGAACATTAGAGAAAATTGTCAATATgaagaaatttgataatcCAGCAAAAGAGACCCAAGTCCTCAAATGTTCAGACAAGCCTTCtatgataaataaaactcaTAATGATCACGTTGATTGTCAGAGTCAGATAACATCTACAACAAACATAAAAGAATTTACATCAATGGAATGTCAGACATTGCAAAGTTGCAGTGTTTTACAAGAAAGGtacaaaaattcattgaagGCTATACCAGTAGAGGTGGAAATGGATTCGACATCAGTAGAAAAGTCccttgaaatatttgaaaatcaaagtatTCTAGTACTCCAGCCCTTGAGTGAACTGGatcatacatattttattgCCAAACCAAATTTCGAGGAACGTAAGTTAATTAAAGAAAGATTAAACgcgaatttcaacatttcaaataAAGAAGTGACCAAATATAATGAATCCTGTAATGAAACTAGCAAGAAACTGACAAACTCTGATGACCCCTCACAACTGAATGTTTCATTACCTGCAGACAATCACATAAACAATAAAGAGTGTCAAGTTATCTGTTCAGATGTTGAAGACATGGCGAATTCAACAGACAAAAAGCAATCTGCCGTTATATTTGCGTGCCAGCACACAACAGATTCTAATCCCGgctctaacaataagaaagaACCTCAAGAAGGTCACGATTCATGTTCAAATGATGATGAATGTTTGATATGTCTTCAATCGTCTTCAGAGTCAGATAACTCGCAGTTTCCTTGCAGCCAAGATTGTTTAGACGAAGAAATGTGTTCAAAAGTTTGTGCAGCAATTACCGACTTTGACGAGACGTTACAATTTGGTTCAATTAATATTGATGGAATATTGAGAAAATTCTTAGCAG AAAATAATGCGTCAAGTGTCAAACTGCCAATTTTAAAAGCACTTATCCAAGAATTGGAGAAGGTCACATATTCCCAGAACGTTGACAGAGATCGACACCAAATACTTCATGAAACGTCAAAACACGATAGTAATCAAAACGATACTGAAGTCAGAAACGCGGTGGAATTGGCACAAGCAGCTGAACCAA GGTTTAATGAGGATCGAACGCGAGCAAGTAGTGTTCAATATGGGGAATCacatgaaaaaatgttgttgaTAATGAAGAATCGGAGGAGTCTAATGATGCCAAATGTTGTAAGAGGGCTCGCTGATGTCCATCCTAGTAAAAATTTAGAGCGCTTGATATTACATAGTACAGATCCACTAGTGTCAGGAACTTTCAATAAGCCAGAATCTGAGACACGATATTCGGTTTTCAACAAATCAGATTCTGAACATACATCATTCAACTTTAAGGATCCTAAAATCCAGGAACATTTAACATCTGTGGCCCAAGCGGCTATACAACAAATAGATATGAAGCCATTAGAAATTTCGGCGGATAATGTACAATCTGTAGCTATcaaaaaagctaaaaaatcGACAATAGCTGAAAAATCTATGAATAATGTCTCTAagtcgaagaaaaacgaacatGGAATGCAAGCTGACTCGGGTGCTTCAGCTGAATCAcatag CTTAGAAGTGGCTCAGGGTACAAAAGATGATACCAGGAATCACAAGATAGAgaatttgcaaaaatattCTGACAAAGATTTGAATGATACAGAATTTAGCAACAGACCACAAATCATTGAGCATTTTCTGGGAAAAATAAGGCTTgaagatatgaaaattcagaacataaatattaataagaaTGATTGTACTCATCTCACACCAATAACAACCAtcgatttggaaaatattgGTATTGGCAAAAGATTAGATCACTCCGTGTCACAAGTTGATATGCAAAAGTATTTTGCTTCAAGCATGCCAGGAATACCAAGAACCAACTTGACAAACTTTAATCAAAGTGCCAGTAAATATCTG gATCAAACATCATGTGATACTTTGTCTGAAGGTGAAATTAACCTACCTAGTTCATGCTCACGTTCACTGGGGGAAGTGAGGATCACTACATCCAGCTGCAGCACAACTGTGGAAAAAAGTTATAGAGATCCGGATGGATTCACAGTCATTGTGACAAAAAGCGTCCTTGACTCAACATTAGCTACATGCACA CACGTGGATTCTATTGAAATGGGAAAAGCATTAGAGCTGGCACCATATATCTTCGTGTGCAACGTTCAAAACAACTGGTCGCGCGTTCGCGGCACAAGTAGTTACCTGTGTGCTGCTCATGGATGGTGGAAGTAG